CGCCTCGCGCAGCACGGCCACGGCCACGAGGCTGAAAGCGATCTGGTCAAAGGTGATGGTCGAGATCCAGTCGAACACGGGCCGTCTCCGTCTTTCGTCATCCCCGAGGTCTCGCTGGTAAATGAGGCGTTAACGTGACCGAAACCGCTCAATACAATTTCGCTTATCTCGACGAGCAGACAAAGCGGATGATCCGCCGGGCATTGTTGAAGGCGCTGGCCATTCCCGGCTACCAGGTGCCCTTCGCCAGCCGTGAAATGCCGATGCCCTATGGCTGGGGCACCGGCGGCGTGCAGGTATCGGCCGCGGTGCTGACGCCGGCCGATACCTTGAAAGTGATCGACCAGGGCGCGGACGATACGACGAACGCGGTCTCGATCCGCAAGTTCTTCGAAAAGACCGCCGGGGTGGCGACCACGACGCATACCGCGGAGGCCACGGTGATCCAGACCCGCCACCGAATTCCGGAAGCGCCGCTGACCGAGGAGCAGATCCTCGTTTACCAGGTGCCGATCCCCGAACCCCTGCGCTTTCTCGAACCGCGCGAGACCGAGACGCGCAAGATGCACGCGCTGGAGGAATACGGCCTGATGCATGTAAAGCTCTACGAGGACATCGCGCGGCATGGCGCGATCGCCACCGCCTATGCCTACCCTGTCCGGGTCGAGGGGCGTTACGTGATGGATCCCAGCCCGATCCCGAAATTCGACAATCCCAAGCTGTCGGGCTGTCCCGCGATCCAGCTGTTCGGCGCAGGTCGCGAGCAGCGCATCTACGCCGTGCCGCCCTATACGGAGGTCGTCAGCCTCGATTTCGAGGACCACCCGTTCGAACCGAGCAAGGCCGACCACGCCTGCGCGCTCTGCGGGGCGACGGACAGCTATCTCGACGAGGTCATTGTGGATGACGATGGCGGCCGCATGTTCGTCTGTTCCGACACGGATCATTGCGGCACACGCCGCGAGACGCAGGACGCCGCGTTCGCATCGGAGGGGCGCGCATGATCCCGCAAACGTCTGCCGAAAAGCTGTTCGGGAACGTGTTTGAGAACGCCGCGTCCACGGAGGTGCCGCTCCTCGCCGTGCGGGACCTGTCGAAAGCCTATGGCGGTCGGGTCGGCTGCGCCGATGTCGGCTTCGATCTCTTTCCGGGGGAAGTGCTGGGCATCGTCGGCGAAAGCGGGTCGGGCAAGTCGACCCTGCTGAACTGTCTTGCCGGCCATCTTGCGCCGGATACGGGCGAGGTGGTGTTCGACACCCGCGCACATGGCCCCCGCGACGTGCTGAGGATGACCGAACCCGAGCGGCGCCTGCTGGCGCGCACCGACTGGGCCTTCGTCCACCAGAACCCGCGCGACGGGCTGCGGATGGCGGTCAGCGCCGGCGGCAATGTGGGCGAACGGCTGATGGCGGTGGGCGCGCGGCACTATGGGCGCATTCGCGACAGCGCGCTCGACTGGCTGGGCCGGGTCGAGATCGCAGCCGATCGCGTCGATGACCGGCCCTCGGCGTTCTCGGGGGGCATGCAGCAGCGCCTCCAGATTGCGCGGAACCTGGTCACCGGACCTCGGCTCGTGTTCATGGACGAGCCCACCGGCGGGCTCGATGTCAGCGTGCAGGCACGCCTTTTGGACCTGGTGCGGGGCCTCGTGCGCGAGATGGGGCTGTCGGCGATCATCGTCACCCATGACCTCGCTGTCGTGCGACTTCTGGCCGACCGGTTGATGGTGATGAAGGGGGGGGACGTGGTCGAGAGCGGGCTGACCGATCAGGTGCTCGACGACCCCCAGCATGCCTACACGCAGCTCCTGGTCAGTTCGGTGCTGCAGGTCTGACGCGATGCGCGGCTGCGGCGGAGCGATGAGTATTTGGGCCAAGAAGAAGGACAGGGGATGATTCAAGTCGAGGGGCTGTCCAAGCGGTTTGCCCTGCACAACCAGGGCGGCGCGGTGATCGAGGTGCTGTCGGGGGCGCATCTGACGGTGGCGCCGGGCGAATGCGTGGCGCTGACCGGGGCCTCGGGCGCGGGGAAGTCAACGCTGATGCGGATGATCTACGGCAATTATCTGGCGGCGGAGGGACGAATCGCGGTGGGCGGCGTCGATGTCGCCTGCGCCACGCCGCGCGAGATCATCCGCCTCCGGCGCGAGACGCTGGGCTATGTCAGCCAGTTCCTGCGGGTGGTGCCGCGCGTGCCTACGCTCGATGTGGTGGCCGAGCCGCTGCTGGCCGTTGGTCGGCCGGCGACGACGGCACGGGACCGGGCGCGGGTGTTGCTGGCTCGGCTCAACATCCCCGAAACGCTCTGGACGCTCAGCCCCACGACCTTTTCGGGCGGCGAGCAACAGCGGGTCAACATCGCCCGCGGCTTCGCCCATGACTACCCGGCGCTGCTTCTGGACGAGCCCACCGCGAGCCTCGATCCCGTCAACCGCGAGGTTGTGCTTGGCCTCATCGAGACGGCCAAGGCGCGCGGGGCGGCGATCCTGGGCATCTTCCACGACGCGGAGGCGCGGACGCGCGTCTGCGACCGCGAGGTGGACGTCTCGGCCTTTACCCCGGGGCTGGCGTGATGGGGCCGGGGCGGCTTTTCGCCGTGGTGGGGCCATCGGGCGTGGGCAAGGACACGCTGATGGCGGCCGCCCAGGACCGCCGGCCCGCCCTGCACGTTGTGCGCCGGGTCGTCACCCGGGCGCCGGAGGCGGGCGGCGAGCCGTGCGAGCCCGTGACCGAGGCGGAGTTTGCCCGACGTCTGGCTGATGGCGCATTCGCACTCCATTGGCGTGCGCACGGCCTGTCCTATGGCATTCCGGCTGCGATCGACGTCTGGCTGGCCGAGGGGCGCGATGTGCTGTTCAACGGCTCGCGCGCGGTGCTGGCCGAGGCGATGGCGCGGTATCCCGACCTGCGCGTGCTGCATGTGACGGCGTGCGTCGGGACGCTGGCAGAGCGGCTCGCCGCGCGCGGCCGGGAAAGCGCGGCGCAGATCGCGGCCCGGCTCGCACGCGCGGAATATGCGCTGCCCGCCGGCCTTTCGGTGACGGAGATTCCGAATGACGGACCTCTGGATGCGGCGGTGGACGCGCTGCTCGCCGCGCTTCAGCCCGAGAGGGT
This genomic window from Rhodovulum sp. ES.010 contains:
- a CDS encoding alpha-D-ribose 1-methylphosphonate 5-phosphate C-P-lyase PhnJ yields the protein MTETAQYNFAYLDEQTKRMIRRALLKALAIPGYQVPFASREMPMPYGWGTGGVQVSAAVLTPADTLKVIDQGADDTTNAVSIRKFFEKTAGVATTTHTAEATVIQTRHRIPEAPLTEEQILVYQVPIPEPLRFLEPRETETRKMHALEEYGLMHVKLYEDIARHGAIATAYAYPVRVEGRYVMDPSPIPKFDNPKLSGCPAIQLFGAGREQRIYAVPPYTEVVSLDFEDHPFEPSKADHACALCGATDSYLDEVIVDDDGGRMFVCSDTDHCGTRRETQDAAFASEGRA
- the phnK gene encoding phosphonate C-P lyase system protein PhnK, whose protein sequence is MIPQTSAEKLFGNVFENAASTEVPLLAVRDLSKAYGGRVGCADVGFDLFPGEVLGIVGESGSGKSTLLNCLAGHLAPDTGEVVFDTRAHGPRDVLRMTEPERRLLARTDWAFVHQNPRDGLRMAVSAGGNVGERLMAVGARHYGRIRDSALDWLGRVEIAADRVDDRPSAFSGGMQQRLQIARNLVTGPRLVFMDEPTGGLDVSVQARLLDLVRGLVREMGLSAIIVTHDLAVVRLLADRLMVMKGGDVVESGLTDQVLDDPQHAYTQLLVSSVLQV
- the phnL gene encoding phosphonate C-P lyase system protein PhnL — protein: MIQVEGLSKRFALHNQGGAVIEVLSGAHLTVAPGECVALTGASGAGKSTLMRMIYGNYLAAEGRIAVGGVDVACATPREIIRLRRETLGYVSQFLRVVPRVPTLDVVAEPLLAVGRPATTARDRARVLLARLNIPETLWTLSPTTFSGGEQQRVNIARGFAHDYPALLLDEPTASLDPVNREVVLGLIETAKARGAAILGIFHDAEARTRVCDREVDVSAFTPGLA
- the phnN gene encoding phosphonate metabolism protein/1,5-bisphosphokinase (PRPP-forming) PhnN; translation: MGKDTLMAAAQDRRPALHVVRRVVTRAPEAGGEPCEPVTEAEFARRLADGAFALHWRAHGLSYGIPAAIDVWLAEGRDVLFNGSRAVLAEAMARYPDLRVLHVTACVGTLAERLAARGRESAAQIAARLARAEYALPAGLSVTEIPNDGPLDAAVDALLAALQPERV